From a region of the Acidicapsa acidisoli genome:
- a CDS encoding ArsR/SmtB family transcription factor, with the protein MTDPLSATFAALSDPTRRAILARLALGETSVKELAQPFSISPPSITKHLKVLERAGLIRRSRDAQWRPCRLEAAPLKDVSEWVERYRSQWEHSLNRLDDYLSALEPKETMKHARNRKS; encoded by the coding sequence ATGACCGATCCCCTCAGCGCCACCTTCGCAGCACTCTCCGACCCCACTCGCCGAGCGATTCTGGCTCGCCTGGCCCTCGGCGAAACCTCGGTGAAGGAGCTCGCTCAGCCCTTCTCAATCAGTCCACCCTCCATCACCAAGCACCTCAAAGTCCTCGAGCGCGCTGGACTCATCCGGCGAAGCCGCGACGCACAATGGCGTCCCTGCCGCCTCGAAGCCGCACCGCTCAAGGACGTATCCGAGTGGGTCGAGCGCTATCGCTCCCAATGGGAGCACAGCCTCAACCGACTCGACGACTATCTATCCGCACTCGAACCAAAGGAGACAATGAAACATGCTCGCAACCGCAAATCATGA
- a CDS encoding BrnT family toxin, which yields MEVGIHRLQQYLAARADRQRGITPPNACSIDAPSVYCKNIQRAFLHYIGFDWDEGNARKNEKHGVSTSEVEQVFLNTPLLLAPEVKHSQKEARLHALGRTDQNRWLHITFTERSNGEMIRPISARSMNRKERAVYEKATQAHT from the coding sequence ATGGAAGTCGGTATACATCGACTCCAGCAATACCTTGCAGCGCGCGCAGATCGACAACGCGGAATAACACCCCCAAATGCTTGCAGCATTGACGCGCCCTCTGTATATTGCAAAAATATACAGAGGGCGTTCTTGCACTACATTGGGTTTGATTGGGACGAGGGAAACGCAAGGAAGAATGAGAAGCACGGCGTGTCCACCTCAGAAGTTGAGCAGGTGTTCTTGAATACGCCGTTGCTGCTCGCTCCGGAGGTGAAACACAGCCAGAAAGAGGCTCGGCTACACGCTCTCGGCAGAACGGACCAGAACCGTTGGTTACATATCACCTTCACCGAACGCAGCAATGGCGAAATGATCCGCCCAATATCAGCACGGTCGATGAATCGAAAGGAAAGGGCAGTTTATGAAAAAGCCACTCAAGCCCATACCTGA
- a CDS encoding outer membrane protein assembly factor BamB family protein: MRKIVSIAGITYRLRFFALLVLAIVSALVLLFGTKLRDRWKLLGLVLLVLISVFLWRGQQKQAEQLLMQTVQAGFGDDRSPQSKAPYSLYRHPIRDHEGMPCTPGLWGTVTALNLQTGKIVWERPHGRQEEGVEAGSLSLGGVIVTAGGLVFAAGTREPLLRAYDSSSGEELWKGNLPAPAQSTPMTYEVNGRQFVVIAAGGHGMWGTKTGDAVVAFTTD; this comes from the coding sequence TTGCGGAAAATCGTCAGCATCGCGGGAATTACCTATCGTCTTCGCTTTTTCGCGCTTTTAGTCCTGGCAATTGTTTCAGCACTTGTTCTATTGTTCGGGACAAAATTGAGAGATCGATGGAAGCTTCTTGGATTGGTGCTGCTTGTGCTCATTTCGGTTTTCCTTTGGCGCGGCCAGCAGAAGCAAGCAGAACAATTGTTGATGCAAACTGTCCAAGCTGGCTTTGGCGATGATCGGTCTCCTCAGAGTAAGGCTCCATATAGTCTGTATCGGCATCCTATTCGCGATCACGAGGGAATGCCTTGCACACCTGGCTTGTGGGGTACTGTCACAGCATTGAATCTGCAGACTGGAAAAATTGTTTGGGAGCGGCCACATGGCAGACAGGAAGAAGGAGTTGAGGCTGGGTCTTTAAGCCTTGGCGGTGTGATCGTGACCGCTGGTGGATTGGTGTTCGCCGCAGGAACGCGAGAACCTCTGCTGCGAGCATATGATTCTTCTTCGGGAGAGGAACTCTGGAAGGGAAATCTTCCAGCTCCGGCACAATCGACGCCGATGACATACGAAGTAAATGGTCGGCAATTTGTAGTTATAGCAGCAGGGGGGCATGGTATGTGGGGGACTAAGACGGGGGACGCCGTCGTTGCATTCACCACAGATTAG
- a CDS encoding SRPBCC family protein — MLATANHEVTVALPSDREIEFTRTFARPRHLLFDAWTQPEHLRQWMGCEGSSLTLCEIDLRPGGQWRRVMRMPDGSEHPFHGVYREIVPNERLVYTECYDMPAIGSPEWLTTVLFEEVDGLTKLTHSILHKSREVRDAHLQAGMEAGTIQILNRLDAHVASITNPA, encoded by the coding sequence ATGCTCGCAACCGCAAATCATGAAGTCACCGTAGCCCTCCCATCCGACCGGGAGATCGAATTCACCCGCACCTTCGCCCGCCCGCGCCACCTGCTCTTCGACGCCTGGACCCAGCCCGAGCACCTGCGCCAGTGGATGGGCTGCGAGGGTTCTTCGCTCACGCTCTGCGAAATCGACCTTCGCCCCGGCGGCCAATGGCGTCGCGTAATGCGCATGCCCGACGGCAGCGAACATCCCTTCCACGGTGTCTATCGCGAGATCGTGCCCAATGAGCGCCTTGTCTACACCGAGTGCTACGACATGCCCGCCATCGGAAGTCCCGAGTGGCTGACGACAGTCCTGTTCGAAGAAGTCGACGGACTGACAAAACTCACCCACTCGATTCTTCACAAGTCGCGGGAAGTTCGGGACGCCCATCTCCAGGCAGGAATGGAAGCAGGCACAATTCAGATCCTGAATCGCCTTGACGCCCATGTCGCCTCGATCACAAACCCTGCGTAA
- a CDS encoding PadR family transcriptional regulator, with protein MFGRDKFGKFAEGRFAESQFTEGRPESRQEGRCGHHREERHHGRYGREMFEGFMGRHGRGFGGDRERLFDSGELRLVILQLVAEKPSYGYEIIKAIEERLSGGYAPSPGVVYPTLTLLEEEGYATSSAEGNKKLYTVTELGTEYLKTNKATIKAIFGRMEQASDVFGRGRSPQIMRAFMNLKFAMKMRAAQGDLTPEQTRKIAEAIDAAARVIGEV; from the coding sequence ATGTTTGGAAGAGACAAGTTTGGAAAGTTTGCAGAAGGACGATTTGCGGAATCTCAGTTTACTGAGGGCAGGCCGGAATCGAGGCAGGAAGGGCGTTGCGGGCATCACCGCGAGGAGCGCCATCACGGCCGTTATGGGCGGGAGATGTTTGAGGGATTCATGGGCCGTCATGGGCGTGGATTTGGCGGCGACCGGGAACGGTTGTTCGATAGCGGAGAGTTGCGGCTTGTGATCCTACAGCTTGTCGCCGAGAAGCCCAGCTATGGCTACGAAATCATCAAAGCCATTGAAGAGCGGCTTTCCGGCGGCTATGCGCCGAGCCCTGGAGTCGTCTACCCAACGCTGACGCTGCTCGAAGAAGAGGGTTATGCCACTTCCTCGGCGGAGGGCAACAAGAAGCTGTACACCGTAACTGAGTTGGGTACGGAGTATCTCAAAACCAACAAGGCGACGATCAAGGCGATCTTCGGCCGAATGGAACAGGCCAGTGATGTGTTTGGGCGGGGGCGTTCGCCGCAGATCATGCGCGCCTTCATGAACCTGAAATTCGCAATGAAGATGCGCGCCGCGCAGGGCGATCTCACGCCTGAGCAGACGCGCAAGATCGCGGAAGCCATTGATGCAGCGGCAAGGGTGATCGGTGAGGTTTGA
- a CDS encoding enoyl-CoA hydratase-related protein, which produces MEFENVLLEKRAPLAVITIHRPKVLNAINAATLEELSAALEDAAADPEVRVILLTGAGERAFVAGADISELAGLDAETGRAYARRGQEVFRCIETLGKPVIACINGFALGGGCELAMACTLRLASETAKLGQPEVKLGVIAGFGGTQRLPRLVGPSAALKLLLTGAIIPASEALRIGLVDEVLPSDKLMARAEELANEIAGNAPIAIERTLLAVDSGLDRSLEDGLAEEARHFGQCCATQDKAEGTTAFLAKRPATWTGK; this is translated from the coding sequence ATGGAGTTTGAAAATGTTCTGCTCGAAAAACGTGCTCCCCTCGCGGTGATCACCATCCATCGCCCAAAGGTGTTGAATGCAATCAACGCTGCGACGTTGGAAGAGCTTTCCGCGGCGCTGGAAGATGCCGCAGCAGACCCCGAGGTCCGCGTGATCCTGCTGACCGGAGCAGGCGAAAGGGCCTTTGTCGCTGGCGCGGATATTTCCGAACTCGCCGGTCTCGACGCCGAGACGGGACGGGCCTATGCACGACGAGGCCAGGAAGTGTTCCGTTGCATCGAGACGCTGGGTAAGCCGGTGATCGCTTGCATCAACGGCTTCGCGCTCGGCGGTGGCTGCGAACTGGCCATGGCCTGCACCTTGCGGCTGGCGAGCGAGACGGCAAAGCTCGGGCAACCGGAAGTGAAGCTGGGCGTGATCGCCGGCTTCGGCGGCACACAACGGCTGCCGCGCCTGGTCGGCCCAAGCGCAGCCTTGAAGTTGCTGCTGACCGGCGCGATTATTCCCGCCTCAGAGGCCTTGCGAATCGGCCTTGTCGATGAAGTGCTTCCGTCAGACAAGTTGATGGCCCGCGCTGAAGAACTGGCGAATGAAATTGCAGGCAACGCCCCGATTGCGATCGAGCGAACGTTGCTGGCTGTCGACTCCGGCCTCGATCGTTCCCTTGAGGACGGCCTGGCCGAGGAAGCCCGGCATTTTGGGCAATGCTGCGCGACTCAAGACAAAGCGGAAGGCACTACGGCGTTCCTGGCCAAACGCCCCGCAACATGGACCGGGAAGTAG
- the nusB gene encoding transcription antitermination factor NusB, whose amino-acid sequence MTTGTRRKSRELAMQMLFQGDLGKQTPEQVRKTFWLAREESDAEVRSFAEDLYRMATVRSDEIDALIVQHLVNWRLERMPGVDRNVLRLAAAEMLGFKGTPFPIVINEALEIARRYSAPESVSFLNGVLDAMAKDLIKRI is encoded by the coding sequence ATGACAACCGGAACGCGGCGCAAGTCCCGCGAACTGGCGATGCAGATGCTCTTCCAGGGCGACCTCGGCAAGCAGACGCCCGAGCAGGTGCGCAAAACCTTCTGGCTGGCTCGCGAAGAGTCGGATGCTGAGGTGCGCAGCTTCGCCGAAGACCTCTACCGCATGGCCACCGTGCGCTCTGACGAGATTGATGCGCTCATCGTGCAGCACCTCGTCAATTGGCGTCTTGAGCGAATGCCAGGGGTGGACAGGAATGTTCTCCGGCTGGCTGCTGCCGAAATGCTCGGCTTCAAAGGCACTCCCTTCCCAATCGTCATCAATGAGGCGCTTGAGATTGCGCGGCGATATTCCGCACCGGAGTCCGTGAGCTTCCTGAACGGCGTATTGGATGCGATGGCCAAAGATCTCATCAAGCGGATCTGA
- a CDS encoding aldehyde dehydrogenase family protein translates to MAGKLYHNLIGGEWMASKSGQTLQNINPADRSDIVGIFPASNAEDVALAVAAAKKAFATWRLVPAPKRAEILYKTGQLLAERKEQFAREMTREMGKVLAETRGDVQEAIDEAYYVAGEGRRLFGVTVPSELANKFAMSVRMPVGVIGMIAPWNFPMAIPSWKLFPALVAGNTCVIKPAEDTPLSTYNLVQTLIDAGLPPGVVNIVSGYGPEAGAPLVEHPDVRAISFTGSSAVGSHVAQRAAANFKPVSLEMGGKNAMIVMDDANLELALEGALWGAFGTTGQRCTATSRILLHESIAATFTQRLVARAEALSVGNGLDDGIEVGPQVNEQQIETSTRYCEIAVAEGAKLLTGGKRLIDGPYAKGTFFAPTVFGSVTPAMRIAREEVFGPVVSLIEFSTFEEAIEIANSIDYGLSTALYTKDINRAFTAIRDLEAGITYINAPTIGAEVHLPFGGVKQTGNGHREGLGALDFYTTWKSVYIDSSNTLQRAQIDNAE, encoded by the coding sequence GTGGCAGGCAAGCTTTATCACAATCTCATCGGCGGCGAATGGATGGCCTCCAAAAGCGGTCAAACCCTCCAGAACATCAACCCCGCCGACCGCTCCGACATAGTAGGCATCTTCCCCGCCTCCAACGCGGAAGACGTAGCCCTCGCCGTAGCCGCCGCGAAAAAGGCCTTCGCCACCTGGCGCCTCGTTCCCGCACCCAAGCGCGCCGAAATCCTATACAAAACAGGTCAGTTGCTGGCTGAACGCAAAGAGCAGTTCGCCCGCGAAATGACCCGCGAAATGGGCAAAGTCCTCGCCGAAACCCGAGGCGACGTGCAGGAAGCCATCGATGAAGCCTACTACGTAGCCGGAGAAGGCCGCCGTCTCTTCGGCGTCACCGTCCCATCCGAACTTGCCAATAAGTTCGCCATGTCCGTCCGCATGCCGGTCGGTGTTATCGGCATGATCGCCCCATGGAACTTCCCCATGGCCATCCCGTCCTGGAAGCTCTTCCCCGCACTGGTCGCCGGCAACACCTGCGTTATCAAACCCGCCGAAGACACCCCGCTCTCCACTTACAACCTCGTCCAGACCCTGATCGACGCAGGCCTGCCGCCGGGAGTGGTCAACATAGTCTCAGGCTACGGTCCCGAAGCCGGAGCACCCCTTGTAGAGCACCCGGATGTTCGCGCCATCAGCTTCACTGGCTCCAGCGCTGTTGGATCGCATGTGGCCCAGCGCGCTGCAGCAAACTTTAAACCGGTTTCGCTGGAGATGGGTGGCAAAAACGCCATGATCGTGATGGACGACGCCAACCTAGAATTGGCCCTCGAAGGCGCGCTCTGGGGAGCTTTTGGCACCACCGGACAGCGCTGCACGGCCACCAGCCGAATTCTTCTTCACGAATCGATTGCCGCTACATTTACCCAGCGTCTGGTCGCTCGCGCTGAGGCGCTTAGTGTCGGCAACGGCCTCGATGACGGAATTGAAGTCGGCCCGCAGGTGAACGAGCAGCAGATAGAAACCAGCACTAGGTATTGCGAAATTGCTGTCGCGGAAGGGGCAAAGCTGCTCACCGGCGGCAAGCGCCTGATCGACGGCCCCTACGCCAAAGGCACTTTCTTCGCGCCTACGGTCTTTGGTTCAGTCACGCCTGCGATGCGTATCGCCCGCGAAGAGGTTTTCGGCCCCGTCGTTTCGCTGATCGAGTTCTCGACCTTTGAGGAAGCCATCGAGATTGCCAATTCCATCGACTACGGACTCTCCACTGCGCTCTACACCAAGGACATCAACCGTGCCTTCACGGCGATTCGCGACCTCGAAGCCGGCATTACTTACATCAATGCCCCGACGATCGGCGCGGAAGTCCACCTGCCCTTTGGCGGAGTCAAGCAGACCGGGAATGGCCACCGCGAAGGCCTAGGCGCGCTCGACTTCTACACGACATGGAAGTCGGTATACATCGACTCCAGCAATACCTTGCAGCGCGCGCAGATCGACAACGCGGAATAA
- a CDS encoding BrnA antitoxin family protein: MKKPLKPIPEFANEAEERAFWESPENDSTEYVDWSKARLVSFPKLHPSTETISLRMPEDLLNTIRNHARRLDVPYQSLIKLWCAEKAAELTHISGNASRTTKPVRS, from the coding sequence ATGAAAAAGCCACTCAAGCCCATACCTGAGTTCGCGAACGAGGCCGAGGAACGCGCATTTTGGGAATCGCCGGAGAACGACAGCACCGAATACGTTGACTGGAGCAAGGCAAGATTGGTGTCGTTTCCCAAGCTCCACCCCTCGACAGAGACGATCTCGCTTCGCATGCCCGAGGATCTCTTGAACACCATTCGAAACCACGCGCGTAGGCTCGACGTTCCCTACCAGTCGCTCATCAAGCTGTGGTGTGCTGAAAAGGCTGCTGAGTTGACACACATATCTGGGAATGCAAGCCGTACCACCAAGCCCGTACGCTCATAA
- a CDS encoding choice-of-anchor D domain-containing protein — MRVFNLTHVLAFLVIGIGMVVPATAQSAGSDSLAVPSRVVEHVEDAKVVTLAGNVHPMARKEFDKGRVEPGKLLERVVLVLKRSPEQEAALAAFNERQYDPKSADFHHWLHAEEFGRLYGPSDADVTAVTSWLQNHGFEIYDVNKGRTMIQFSGTAAQVQEAFQVEMHRYQVNGEAHIANDRDPSIPEALAPVVTGIASLHDFFGKPQHVVGKYVRLDPKTGKETLVDPQPGTPDKVYPIAHPEVKNAAAVLRGGVAPQLTYAANGDNYEDLTPYDFATIYNILPLWTASSPINGKGVTIAISGVSDISQADVTNFRSTFGLPAMTLKTIVNGTDPGADGDGGQLENSLDVEMSGATAPGAQIVMVVSSSTATTGADMLSDEYIIDNEVAHIMSASYGECELELGTAGNSAYNTVWQQGATEGISIFESAGDQGSAGCTSSDQQGPNADKIGLQVNGMASSPFVTAVGGTDFTWSFVANGTSTYWNSTDGPQFQTAKGIMPEVPWNSTCTNPLLDGLFGAANPEQLCNGLINYDSGFFDGLIVITGGSGGISHCTQPTGTTSSTCAGGYAKPSWQTGYGSSSTNRDVPDVSLFASGGFPSTVNGSAILLCDSAGAAACSYTSASGIEAQQVGGTSASSPLMAGVMALVVQKTGAFQGLANPAFYKLYANQKSAGTNCNSSTVANGNSCIFYDVTQGTNAQVCITGDPNCVTNTSGDPLGILSGFAAGTGYDDATGLGTLNVTNLVNNWSSVVGTTSVTLTPTSLTFPSTTVGVTSATQSVTLKNTGTSTITLSSETLTGADPSSYLISAKTCSTTLAAGATCTVSIEFKPTATGTLTASLSVADNATGSPQAVALSGTGVGVPLATLSPTSLTFASTTVGVTTAAQVVTVKNSGTAALALSSETITGTGATSFLKSATTCGTSLAVGATCTVSVEFKPLAAGALTASLAIADNATGSPQAVALSGTGVGVPTVTLSPTSLTFASTTVGATTAAQVVTVKNSGTAALTLTSETLTGTGATSFVKSATTCGTSLAVGATCTVSVEFKPLAAGALTASLSVADNATGSPQAVALSGTGVGVPAVTLSPTSLTFASTTVGVTTAAQVVTVKNSGTAALTLSSETITGTGATSFLKSATTCGTSLAVGATCTVSVEFKPLAAGALTASLSVVDNATGSPQAVALSGTGVGVPAVTLSPTSLTFASTTVGVTTAAQVVTVKNSGTAALTLTSETLTGTDPTSFVISAKTCGTSLAVSATCTVSVEFKPVATGALTASLAVADNATGSPQKVALSGTGVAASTPTVTLTPTTIAFPATVVGVTSDAQIVTLKNTGTVAVTVSSIALGGTNASSFEEIGTCGTSLAAGASCSLYVAFKPVSAAALSGTLSVTDNATGSPQKVTLTGTGTTAPSVKLSTTSLSFPTTTHGTTSAAQAVTLTNGGTATLTLTSITLTGTNPTDFEELNTCGATLAPAASCVVYVAFHPAAAAAYKATLSISDSGALSPQSVTLAGTGN; from the coding sequence ATGCGAGTTTTCAATCTCACTCACGTTCTGGCTTTTCTGGTGATCGGAATCGGGATGGTGGTTCCGGCAACGGCGCAGAGTGCGGGCTCGGATAGCCTGGCGGTTCCATCGCGTGTGGTGGAGCATGTGGAGGATGCGAAGGTGGTGACGCTGGCCGGCAATGTGCATCCGATGGCGCGGAAGGAGTTTGATAAAGGCCGGGTCGAGCCTGGGAAGCTGCTGGAGCGGGTGGTTCTGGTGCTGAAGCGCAGTCCGGAGCAGGAAGCGGCGCTGGCGGCGTTCAATGAGCGGCAATATGACCCGAAGTCCGCGGATTTTCATCACTGGCTTCATGCGGAGGAGTTTGGCCGGCTGTATGGGCCTTCCGATGCGGACGTGACGGCGGTGACGAGCTGGCTGCAAAACCATGGGTTCGAGATCTACGACGTGAACAAGGGCCGGACGATGATCCAGTTCTCGGGCACGGCGGCGCAGGTCCAGGAAGCCTTCCAGGTGGAAATGCACCGCTACCAGGTGAACGGCGAAGCGCACATTGCCAACGACCGCGACCCTTCGATTCCCGAAGCGCTGGCTCCAGTGGTGACCGGCATTGCCTCTCTGCATGACTTCTTTGGCAAACCGCAGCATGTGGTGGGTAAGTATGTCAGGCTCGATCCCAAGACCGGCAAGGAAACCCTGGTTGACCCGCAGCCGGGTACGCCAGATAAGGTGTATCCGATCGCGCATCCGGAGGTGAAGAATGCGGCGGCTGTGCTGCGCGGAGGAGTGGCGCCGCAGTTGACGTATGCAGCCAATGGCGACAATTACGAAGATCTGACGCCGTACGACTTTGCCACCATTTACAACATTTTGCCGCTGTGGACGGCCAGCTCGCCGATCAACGGCAAAGGCGTGACGATTGCCATCTCCGGCGTGAGCGACATCTCGCAGGCGGACGTGACCAACTTCCGCTCGACCTTCGGACTGCCGGCGATGACGCTGAAGACCATTGTGAATGGCACCGATCCCGGAGCCGACGGCGACGGCGGCCAGCTCGAGAATTCGCTGGATGTGGAGATGTCCGGTGCGACGGCGCCGGGCGCGCAGATTGTGATGGTGGTATCGTCATCGACGGCGACGACCGGCGCAGACATGCTCTCCGATGAGTACATCATCGACAACGAAGTGGCGCACATCATGAGCGCGAGCTATGGCGAGTGCGAGTTGGAACTCGGCACCGCCGGCAACTCGGCTTACAACACGGTATGGCAGCAGGGCGCGACGGAAGGCATCAGCATCTTTGAGTCGGCGGGCGACCAGGGATCGGCAGGCTGCACCAGCTCCGATCAGCAGGGCCCGAACGCCGACAAAATCGGCTTGCAGGTGAACGGCATGGCTTCCAGCCCGTTTGTGACCGCGGTGGGTGGAACAGACTTCACCTGGAGCTTTGTGGCCAACGGTACTTCGACCTACTGGAACTCGACCGATGGGCCTCAGTTCCAGACGGCAAAGGGCATTATGCCCGAAGTACCGTGGAACTCGACCTGCACCAATCCGTTGCTTGATGGATTATTCGGGGCGGCGAATCCGGAGCAGCTTTGCAACGGGCTGATCAACTACGACAGCGGCTTCTTTGATGGCCTGATCGTGATCACGGGCGGCAGCGGCGGCATCAGCCATTGCACACAGCCCACAGGGACGACATCCTCCACTTGCGCGGGCGGTTATGCGAAGCCTTCCTGGCAGACCGGTTATGGAAGCTCCAGTACCAACCGCGACGTACCGGACGTTTCGTTGTTTGCCTCGGGAGGATTCCCCTCGACGGTCAATGGCAGCGCGATCCTGCTCTGCGACTCGGCGGGGGCCGCGGCCTGCAGTTACACTTCGGCGAGCGGCATTGAAGCGCAGCAGGTGGGCGGCACATCGGCTTCGTCTCCGCTGATGGCCGGCGTCATGGCGCTGGTGGTGCAGAAGACCGGCGCCTTCCAGGGGCTGGCGAACCCCGCCTTCTATAAGCTTTATGCCAATCAGAAATCGGCGGGAACCAATTGCAACTCTTCCACCGTGGCCAACGGCAACTCGTGCATCTTCTATGACGTGACGCAGGGCACGAATGCGCAGGTCTGCATCACCGGCGACCCCAACTGCGTGACCAATACGAGCGGCGATCCACTCGGCATCCTGAGCGGTTTTGCGGCGGGCACGGGTTATGACGACGCAACCGGCCTGGGCACGCTGAACGTGACGAACCTGGTCAACAACTGGTCCTCCGTCGTCGGAACTACCTCCGTCACGCTTACTCCGACCAGCCTCACCTTCCCATCCACCACAGTTGGCGTAACCAGTGCCACACAGTCGGTGACCTTGAAGAACACCGGCACCAGCACCATAACGCTGTCCTCGGAAACCCTCACCGGAGCCGACCCGAGCTCGTACTTGATCTCGGCGAAGACCTGCTCCACCACCCTGGCCGCCGGAGCCACCTGCACCGTCTCCATCGAATTCAAGCCAACGGCGACCGGAACACTGACTGCTTCGCTTTCGGTTGCGGACAACGCTACTGGTTCTCCACAGGCGGTTGCGCTGAGTGGAACCGGGGTGGGTGTGCCTTTGGCGACGCTTTCGCCGACGAGTCTTACATTTGCTTCGACCACGGTAGGGGTGACGACGGCGGCGCAGGTGGTGACGGTGAAGAATTCCGGGACGGCGGCTCTTGCGCTGAGTTCGGAGACGATCACTGGGACGGGCGCTACTTCGTTCCTGAAGTCGGCGACGACTTGCGGGACTTCGCTGGCGGTGGGTGCGACTTGCACGGTTTCGGTAGAGTTCAAACCGCTGGCGGCGGGTGCTCTGACGGCTTCGCTTGCGATTGCGGATAACGCTACTGGTTCTCCGCAGGCGGTCGCGCTGAGTGGAACGGGGGTGGGTGTACCGACGGTGACGCTGTCGCCTACGAGTCTGACGTTTGCTTCGACCACGGTGGGAGCGACAACAGCGGCGCAGGTGGTGACGGTGAAGAATTCCGGGACGGCGGCTCTTACGCTGACTTCGGAGACTTTGACAGGGACTGGGGCCACTTCGTTTGTGAAGTCAGCGACGACTTGCGGTACTTCGTTGGCGGTGGGTGCGACTTGCACTGTTTCGGTGGAGTTCAAGCCCCTGGCGGCGGGCGCGCTGACGGCTTCGCTTTCGGTTGCGGACAACGCTACTGGTTCTCCACAGGCGGTCGCGCTAAGTGGAACGGGAGTGGGGGTACCTGCGGTGACGCTGTCGCCTACGAGCCTGACGTTTGCTTCGACGACGGTGGGAGTGACAACAGCGGCGCAGGTGGTGACGGTGAAGAATTCGGGGACGGCGGCTTTGACGCTGTCTTCGGAGACGATTACCGGGACGGGCGCTACTTCGTTCCTCAAATCGGCGACGACTTGCGGAACTTCGCTGGCGGTGGGTGCGACTTGCACGGTTTCGGTGGAGTTCAAGCCTCTGGCGGCGGGTGCTTTGACGGCTTCACTTTCGGTTGTGGACAACGCAACTGGTTCTCCGCAGGCGGTTGCGCTGAGTGGAACGGGAGTGGGGGTACCTGCGGTGACGCTGTCGCCTACGAGTCTGACGTTTGCTTCGACGACGGTAGGAGTGACGACCGCGGCGCAGGTGGTGACGGTGAAGAATTCCGGGACGGCGGCTCTTACGCTGACTTCGGAGACTTTGACCGGAACTGACCCGACTTCGTTTGTGATTTCGGCCAAAACCTGCGGAACTTCTCTGGCGGTGAGCGCAACATGCACGGTTTCGGTGGAGTTCAAACCGGTGGCGACGGGTGCCCTGACGGCTTCGCTAGCGGTTGCGGACAATGCGACGGGCTCACCGCAGAAGGTTGCGCTGAGCGGGACTGGGGTAGCCGCTTCGACGCCGACGGTTACGCTGACGCCGACTACGATTGCTTTCCCGGCAACGGTTGTGGGAGTGACGAGCGACGCCCAGATTGTGACGCTGAAGAACACGGGAACGGTGGCGGTTACGGTCAGCTCGATCGCGCTTGGTGGAACAAACGCGAGCTCCTTTGAGGAGATCGGCACTTGCGGCACATCGCTGGCGGCTGGCGCTTCCTGTTCGCTGT